One window of Raphanus sativus cultivar WK10039 unplaced genomic scaffold, ASM80110v3 Scaffold0792, whole genome shotgun sequence genomic DNA carries:
- the LOC108808105 gene encoding uncharacterized protein LOC108808105, producing the protein MMEEIKKPGLVETIKREAPQLASVLREMKEGLDVVRSKVEALTAKVKADSYPTADGMSYLEAKHLLLLSYCQCLVYYLLRKAKGFSIDGHPVVKSLVEIRMFLEKIRPIDKKLQYQIQKLTTAGVGSVAEQALSEGKEAQQSEDVSNYKPKPDLLADKMVDESMEDGGVYRPPKFAPMSMDDKTSKQERDAARKEKHFLRQATENTYMKDVLDELEDRPEEIRDYYGPESKEQRKFMARYERQQEVEEELFVRAPRTKEDKKREKRLKSRSGLHGLTESFDNEFKFLDEDGEKPSSSFSSRGKSKRRKMRH; encoded by the exons ATGATGGAGGAGATTAAAAAACCGGGACTTGTCGAAACAATAAAGAG AGAAGCTCCACAGCTAGCATCCGTGTTGAGAGAAATGAAGGAAGGTCTAGATGTGGTTAGGAGCAAAGTTGAAGCTCTCACCGCAAAG GTAAAAGCAGACAGTTATCCGACAGCGGATGGGATGAGTTATCTGGAGGCAAAGCATCTGTTACTTTTAAGTTATTGCCAGTGTCTCGTATATTATCTGCTAAGGAAGGCCAAAGGATTCTCTATCGATGGCCATCCTGTTGTAAAGAGTCTTGTAGAGATACGAATGTTTCTTGAAAAG ATTCGTCCCATAGACAAGAAGCTTCAGTACCAAATTCAGAAGCTCACCACAGCCGGTGTTGGTTCAGTGGCTGAACAAGCCCTCTCTGAGGGAAAGGAAGCCCAACAATCTGAAGATGTTTCTAACTATAAGCCCAAGCCAGACTTGCTTGCTGACAAGATGGTGGATGAATCAATGGAGGATGGAGGAGTTTATCGGCCTCCTAAATTCGCTCCTATGTCTATGGACGACAAGACGTCGAAACAGGAGAGAGATGCTGCCAGAAAAGAGAAGCACTTTTTAAGACAAGCCACTGAGAATACATACATGAAAGATGTGTTGGACGAGCTCGAGGACAGGCCTGAAGAG atCAGAGACTATTATGGGCCTGAGAGCAAGGAACAGAGGAAGTTCATGGCACGGTACGAGAGGCAACAAGAGGTAGAGGAAGAACTCTTTGTCCGAGCACCTCGCACTAAGGAGgataagaagagagagaagcgcttgaAGTCGCGCAGTGG GCTGCATGGACTTACCGAGAGTTTTGACAACGAGTTCAAGTTCTTGGATGAAGATGGTGAAAAACCATCCTCAAGCTTTAGTAGTAGAGGCAAATCCAAGAGAAGAAAG ATGAGGCATTGA